The genome window TCGTGTTTGGTGCCGGTGCCGATGAGCCGAAGCTGCGTCCTGGTCGGCGGGGTCCGACGGCGAGTCCCGGGGAGGGTGATCCGGTCGTCCTCGGGGCCGGTGCCGATGAGCCGAAGCTGCGTCCTGGTCGGCGGGGTCCGGCCGCGAGTCCCGGGGCCGGCGATGCGGTCGTCTTTGGTGCCGGTGCCGGTGCCGGTGCCGATGAGTCGGAGCGGCGTGCCGGTCGGCGGGGGCGGAGTGCGAGCTCCGGGGCCGGCGCGCGGGACGGGCGGCGGGGGAGTGGCGCGCCGCAGCGGGGTACCGAGCCGGGCGATGCCCCGGGACATCCGGAGGATGCGCCGGGTGACCCGGAGTCCGTGGCGCGGGCCGTCTGCCTGCGGCTGCTGACCCTGCAACCGCGGACCCGGGCCGAGCTCGCGACCGCGCTGGCCAAGCGCGGTGTCCCGGACGAGGCGGCCGAGACCGTGCTGAGCCGGTTCACCGAGGTCGGCCTGATCGACGACCGGGCGTTCGCGGCCGCCTGGGTGGACTCCCGGCACGGACGAGGCCTGGCCCGACGCGCCCTCGCGGCCGAGCTGCGGCGCCGTGGCGTCGACGGCGAGGTGGTCGGCGAGGCGGTCGCGGTGGTCGACGCCGAGGCCGAGGAACGCACCGCCCGCGCCCTGGTCGAGCGCCG of Mycobacteriales bacterium contains these proteins:
- a CDS encoding regulatory protein RecX, with translation MARAVCLRLLTLQPRTRAELATALAKRGVPDEAAETVLSRFTEVGLIDDRAFAAAWVDSRHGRGLARRALAAELRRRGVDGEVVGEAVAVVDAEAEERTARALVERRLPSTRRLEQPARIRRLAGMLARKGYPPGLAFRVVRDALAAEGTDPGDLDTLDDSLPPD